From a single Candoia aspera isolate rCanAsp1 chromosome 2, rCanAsp1.hap2, whole genome shotgun sequence genomic region:
- the LOC134492215 gene encoding histone H2B.v3-like has product MAAKQQGKKKARDTKRKKIQKRHQLAKRKQKKLQPRKQKKHQARPKRRVKRSSAAKSENSGPERVCSPRLFASKALRQMPKVRMEAKARSLMKTLLTDVYDQVATEVETLSQKHELSDISGSDVQAALKEAMTKELAKHSAEPTSTECA; this is encoded by the coding sequence ATGGCTGCCAAACAGCAGGGCAAAAAGAAAGCCAGAGACACGAAGAGGAAGAAGATCCAGAAGAGGCACCAACTAGCTAAGCGGAAGCAGAAGAAGCTGCAGCCCAGGAAGCAGAAGAAGCACCAGGCTCGTCCCAAACGCCGGGTCAAGCGGTCCTCGGCCGCCAAGTCGGAGAACAGCGGCCCAGAGAGGGTCTGCTCCCCGCGGCTCTTTGCCTCCAAGGCCCTTCGGCAGATGCCCAAGGTGCGGATGGAGGCCAAGGCCAGGAGCCTGATGAAGACCTTGCTGACCGACGTCTACGACCAGGTGGCCACCGAGGTGGAGACCTTGAGCCAGAAGCACGAGCTGTCCGACATCAGCGGGTCGGATGTGCAAGCCGCCTTGAAGGAAGCCATGACGAAGGAGCTGGCCAAGCACTCGGCCGAGCCTACCAGCACTGAATGTGCTTAG
- the LOC134492216 gene encoding histone H2B.v3-like: MAAKQQGKKKARDTKRKKIQKRHQLAKRKQKKLQPRKQKKHQARPKRRVKRSSAAKSENSGPERVCSPRLFASKALRQMPKVRMEAKARSLMKTLLTDVYDQVATEVETLSQKHELSDISGSDVQAALKEAMTKELAKHSAEPTSTECA, from the coding sequence ATGGCTGCCAAACAGCAGGGCAAAAAGAAAGCCAGAGACACAAAGAGGAAGAAGATCCAGAAGAGGCACCAACTAGCTAAGCGGAAGCAGAAGAAGCTGCAGCCCAGGAAGCAGAAGAAGCACCAGGCTCGTCCCAAACGCCGGGTCAAGCGGTCCTCGGCCGCCAAGTCGGAGAACAGCGGCCCAGAGAGGGTCTGCTCCCCGCGGCTCTTTGCCTCCAAGGCCCTTCGGCAGATGCCCAAGGTGCGGATGGAGGCCAAGGCCAGGAGCCTGATGAAGACCTTGCTGACCGACGTCTACGACCAGGTGGCCACCGAGGTGGAGACCTTGAGCCAGAAGCACGAGCTGTCCGACATCAGCGGGTCGGATGTGCAAGCCGCCTTGAAGGAAGCCATGACGAAGGAGCTGGCCAAGCACTCGGCCGAGCCTACCAGCACTGAATGTGCTTAG